The Halalkalicoccus sp. NIPERK01 genome window below encodes:
- the aglF gene encoding UTP--glucose-1-phosphate uridylyltransferase AglF → MKAVVLAAGKGTRLRPLTEDKPKAMVEVDGKPLVAHCFDRLAELGADEFVVVVGYMKEHIIEHFGDSYREIPITYAHQREQLGLAHALLCVEEHIDDDFMLMLGDNVFNANLADVVRRQREERADAAFLVEEVPWEEAGRYGVCDTNHFGEITEVIEKPEEPPTNLVMTGFYTFSPAIFHACHLVQPSNRGEYEISEAIDLLIRSGRTIDAIGLDGWRIDVGYPEDRDEAERRLQDAEALAQAD, encoded by the coding sequence ATGAAAGCCGTTGTACTCGCCGCTGGCAAGGGGACGCGATTGCGACCGCTCACCGAGGACAAGCCGAAGGCGATGGTCGAGGTCGACGGGAAGCCGCTGGTCGCCCACTGTTTCGACCGGCTGGCCGAACTCGGCGCCGATGAGTTCGTGGTCGTCGTCGGCTACATGAAAGAACACATCATCGAGCACTTCGGCGACTCCTATCGGGAGATCCCGATCACCTACGCCCACCAGCGCGAACAGTTGGGGCTGGCCCACGCGCTGCTGTGCGTCGAGGAACACATCGACGACGACTTCATGCTGATGCTCGGGGACAACGTCTTCAACGCGAACCTCGCGGACGTGGTCCGACGCCAGCGCGAGGAGCGCGCCGACGCCGCGTTCCTCGTCGAGGAGGTGCCCTGGGAGGAGGCGGGCAGGTACGGGGTCTGCGATACGAACCACTTCGGGGAGATCACCGAGGTCATCGAGAAGCCCGAGGAGCCGCCGACGAACCTCGTGATGACCGGCTTCTATACGTTCTCGCCCGCCATCTTCCACGCCTGTCACCTCGTCCAGCCCTCCAATCGGGGAGAGTACGAGATCAGCGAGGCGATCGACCTCCTGATCCGCTCCGGGAGAACGATCGACGCGATCGGGCTGGACGGCTGGCGGATCGACGTCGGCTACCCCGAGGACCGCGACGAGGCCGAGCGGCGACTGCAGGACGCCGAAGCGCTCGCGCAGGCCGACTGA
- a CDS encoding metal-dependent hydrolase, whose product MPDLLTHALVMYVVVTVASWRVEWLTPAYVTVAMMGAMIPDMTKIELLLPSHRVESVIGIPFDWFALHTLGGSLVSVLIGAVLVPRKHRTRVASLLALGAASHLLLDALLVNPSGRSYALLWPLTAYHPPTPGLYLSTDRWPALVAGALAALVWVRTRRLRAGRGS is encoded by the coding sequence ATGCCTGACCTGCTCACCCACGCGCTCGTGATGTATGTCGTGGTCACGGTCGCGTCGTGGCGCGTCGAGTGGCTCACCCCCGCGTACGTGACGGTGGCGATGATGGGCGCGATGATCCCCGACATGACGAAAATCGAACTACTGCTGCCCAGCCACCGCGTCGAATCCGTCATCGGGATCCCGTTCGACTGGTTCGCCCTGCACACCCTCGGCGGGTCGCTCGTCTCCGTGCTGATCGGGGCGGTGCTCGTTCCACGGAAACACCGAACGCGCGTCGCCTCGCTTCTGGCGCTCGGTGCGGCCTCGCACCTCCTGCTCGACGCGCTGTTGGTCAACCCGTCGGGTCGCTCCTACGCGCTCCTCTGGCCGCTGACGGCGTATCACCCGCCGACGCCGGGGCTGTATCTCAGTACAGACCGGTGGCCCGCGCTCGTGGCGGGCGCGCTCGCGGCGCTCGTCTGGGTTCGGACGCGGCGACTCCGGGCGGGTCGAGGGTCCTGA